In one Epinephelus lanceolatus isolate andai-2023 chromosome 19, ASM4190304v1, whole genome shotgun sequence genomic region, the following are encoded:
- the anxa4 gene encoding annexin A4 codes for MAAIGNRGTVKEASGFDAEADAQRLRGAMKGVGTDEAAIIEVLAHRTIAQRQRIKEAYKQAVGKDLADELSSELSGNFRSVVLGLLMLAPVYDAFELRSAMKGAGTEEACLIDILASRSNAEIKTINAFYKKEYGKDLEDAVCGDTSGMFQRVLVSLLTAGRDESNNVDEAQAVQDAKEIYEAGEARWGTDEVKFLTVLCVRNRNHLMRVFEEYQKISGRDIEDSIKREMSGCLEDVFLAIVKCLRSKPAFFAERLYKSMKGLGTTDSVLIRIMVARAEIDMLDIKAQFLKMYGKTLHSFIKGDTSGDYRKILLELCGGE; via the exons ATGGCAGCG ATCGGAAACCGTGGCACAGTGAAAGAGGCGTCTGGTTTTGACGCAGAAGCAGATGCCCAGCGTCTTCGAGGAGCCATGAAGGGAGTCG GTACTGATGAGGCAGCTATCATCGAGGTCCTAGCACACCGCACTATCGCCCAAAGGCAGCGCATCAAAGAGGCCTATAAGCAAGCAGTGGGAAAG GACCTGGCTGATGAGCTGTCCTCAGAGCTGAGTGGGAACTTCAGGAGCGTTGTTCTCGGTCTGCTGATGCTGGCGCCTGTGTATGATGCCTTTGAGCTGAGAAGTGCAATGAAG GGTGCTGGAACAGAAGAGGCCTGTCTCATCGATATTCTCGCCTCAAGGTCAAACGCTGAAATAAAAACCATCAATGCGTTCTACAAGAAAG AATATGGCAAGGACCTGGAGGATGCTGTGTGTGGGGACACATCAGGAATGTTTCAGAGGGTTCTGGTCTCTTTACTCACA GCTGGACGGGATGAAAGCAACAATGTGGACGAGGCCCAGGCTGTTCAGGATGCCAAG GAAATCTACGAGGCTGGAGAGGCTCGATGGGGCACGGACGAGGTTAAATTCCTCACGGTGCTTTGTGTGAGGAACCGAAACCATCTGATGCGAG TGTTCGAGGAGTATCAGAAGATCTCTGGGAGAGACATTGAGGACAGCATTAAGAGGGAGATGTCTGGCTGTCTGGAGGACGTCTTTCTGGCCATAG TGAAATGTCTAAGGAGCAAGCCAGCGTTCTTTGCAGAGCGATTATACAAATCAATGAAG GGCCTGGGCACTACAGATAGTGTCCTCATCAGAATAATGGTTGCCCGGGCGGAGATTGACATGTTGGACATTAAGGCGCAGTTCCTGAAGATGTATGGCAAGACTCTCCACTCCTTCATCAAG GGAGATACATCTGGTGACTACCGCAAAATCCTCCTGGAGCTGTGCGGAGGCGAGTAA